Within Claveliimonas bilis, the genomic segment GAAAGGGACATTTGGGCCAGCCGCTGCATCCGGTACATAAAGGTATCGAAAATAGCAGAGAATTGCTGGTTCTCAAGGTAGTGAACGATGGAAATATGAAATTGAAAATCGTAAGTACAGAAATCCTGGATGGACTGAGAAACCTCCAGGATTTCTTTCATTTCATCCATAATAAAGTGAAGCTCGCTAAAGAGGCGCTTTGCCTTTTTAGAAGCGAAAGTGCGCGTAATCTCCATGGTACAGTAAGTTTCCAGAGCTGAGCGGACCTGGAATGTTTCTGTCACATCCTGCCGGGTAAGCTGATGAAGGCGAAATCCCTTGCTTGGAATAATATCAATATAGCCTTCCTGCACCAGCCTGTGGATCGCATCGCGGAAAGGAGTGCGGGAAATGCCAAGTTCTCTGGAAAGCTTTGTCTCAGAATAGATTTCGTGATAGGAAAGCTCTCCTTCGGAAATCATTTTCTTTAAATGTTCATAGGCCTGTTCGTTGAGTGTCATCATTGGTAGATGCTCCTTTACTGTGTTTGTCTATATTTTATCAAAAACTATGGGAAAATCCAACAATTTTCTGTGGATTTTGCTCAAAAAATAAGGGGTAAAATTAGCGAAAACGGAGAAAGAGAATTTGAGGGATTGACCGGTATACCGGTATGTAGTAGAGTGAAAACAGGAACAAAAAAGAACACTTTAGAAAGAAAAAAAACAAAAAGGAGAGAAGAAAGTATGAAAACAGGATTTATCGGACTGGGAATCATGGGAAGACCAATGGCAAAAAATCTGCTCAAAGCAGGAGTGGATCTGATCGTAACAGATCTGAACAAAGAGGCGGTAAAAGATGTAGTGGCAGCCGGAGCACAGGAGGGTACATACGAGGAAATCGGAAAGGAATGTGGTGTTGTATTTATTATGGTGCCAAGCGGTGATATTACAAAATCCATCCTTTTCGGAGAAGGCGGAGTGGCATCTTTTATAAAAGAAGGAAGCATTGTATGTGATATGAGCTCTGTTACGCCCGTTGAGTCCAAAGAGTGCTATGAAAGGTTGAAAGAGATTGGCGTTGGTTTTGTAGACGCCCCTGTATCAGGAGGAGAAACAGGAGGCATCAACGGAACACTGGCTATTATGGCGGGAGGAGATCAAAAGGACTTTGATGCCCTGAAAACATATTTTGACATCATGGGATCTTCCGCTTTGCTGATCGGCGGTCCGGGAAGCGGAAGCGTGACAAAGCTGGCAAATCAGATCATTGTCAACAATACGATCGCTGTTGTATCCGAAGCGTTTGTTATGGCGGCAAAAGCCGGGGCTGATCCGGTTAAAGTATATGAAGCGATCCGGGGCGGTCTGGCAGGAAGCGCTGTTCTTGATTCCAAGATTCCTATGATCGTGGAGAGGAATTTCAAACCAGGCGGACCGATCCGCATCAATCATAAAGACATTAAAAATGTGGTAAATACAGCTCATGCGATCGATGTTCCGATTCCATACACGGCACAGCTCTATGAAATTCTCCAGACTCTGAAAATTCATGGACATATGGAGGATGACCACGGCGGAATCGTACAGTATTTTGAAAAGCTGGCAGACGTGGAAGTGAAAAAAGTGGATTAGGGCAGAGAGAGCAGAGGAGAAGGAGGAAACAAAAATGGCGATCAGTACAGATATTTTGACTTCCTATAAAAAAATAGACGAGGCATATATCGATAGTCTCTTAGAAAAAGAGATTGAAAAGAACCATAAAAAAATTGTTGTGCTGGACGATGATCCTACAGGAGTACAGACGGTTCATGATATTTCTGTATATACAGGATGGGATAAGGACAGCATCCGCCAGGGATTTGAAGAAGAAAACAGCCTTTTCTATGTACTGACTAATTCCAGGGGATTCACGGAAGAACAGACAATAAAAGCTCACCATGAGATTTCCGCAGTGACAGACGAGGCGGCCAAAGCAACAGGAAAAGAGTACATTTACATCAGCAGAAGCGACAGTACGCTTCGGGGACATTATCCTTTAGAGACAGAGCTTTTGAAAGCAGATTATGAAAAATATACAGGGAAAACCGTAGACGGCGAGATCCTTTGCCCTTTCTTTAAAGAAGGCGGAAGATTTACCATTAACAACGTACATTATGTGAAATACGGCGATACTCTTGTACCTGCCAATGAGACAGAATTTGCCAAAGACAAGACATTTGGCTATACAGCTGCTGATCTGCCATCCTATGTAGAGGAGAAAACAAAAGGAGCTTATAAGAAAGAGGATGTCACCTGTATTTCTCTGGAAGATATCCATGATATGGCTGTAGATAGGATAGAGGAGCAGCTTCTGGCAGTAAAAGATTTTAATAAGATTATTGTCAATGCTGTGGATTATGCGGATATCAAAGTATTCTGCGTGGCTTTGTACCGGGCAATGGCAAAGGGAAAGACCTTTATGATGCGTACGGCGGCCGCTATTGTAAAAGTTATGGGCGGCGTGACAAGCCAGCCTCTTCTTACAAGAGAAAAAATGGTAGTCAAAGAGACAGACAACGGCGGTATCATTGTGGTAGGATCTCACACTGAAAAGACAACCCGCCAGCTGGAGGCACTGAAAGAGCTGAAAGACATTGAATTTATCGAGTTAAATGCAGCTCTTGTGAAGGATGACGCGGCGTTTGAGGAAGAAGTAAAACGCTGCCTGGAAAAAGAGGAAGAATGTATTCGTGCCGGAAAGACGGTATGCTGCAGTACGACCCGTACACTTATTACAGCAGACACAGGAGATAAGGAAGACGAACTTCGTCTTTCTGTAAAAATCTCAGATGCAGTGCAGTCCCTGGTGGGGCGTCTTACCGTTACGCCTGCCTTTGTGATTGCAAAAGGCGGCATTACATCCAGTGATGTGGGAACAAAGGCGCTGGCAGTAAAAAAAGCAAATGTGCTTGGACAGATCAGGCCGGGTATCCCGGTATGGCAGACAGGGGAGGAAAGCAGATTTCCTTCTGTTCCATACGTCATCTTTCCGGGTAATGTAGGTGATGACAGTACGCTGAAAGAAGCGGTAGAAATTTTATTGAAGAAATAGACGGACCATTTAACATTTACAGGCAGACAGGGGCTGTAAAATGCAGCCCTGGCGGCCGTACTATTCTAATCATGTCTTTAAAATAAAGTTGGTTCTTAAAATCTTCTTTGCCAATTTCTTATAGTTCAAATCAAATGTTTTAAAATAAAAAATGAACAAAAATAGAGATGAAAAACAACAAAAACAAACATAATAATTGTAAAAAATCTCTAAAAACATTGATAAAAAATAGATTAAATTGACACAAATAAACATTAGAAGTATTATATAAACATAAAAGAACATTAAGGCAAAGGAGGAATAAGAAATGCCACAGTGTGTAGTGATTGCGGATGATCTGACAGGAGCAAATGCCACAGGTGTGCTTTTGAAAAAGATGAACTACACTGCCTATACAGTCATGAACACAGAGCGGATTGAACTAAGTACGCTGAAGGACTGTGATTGTGTATTGTATCCTACAGACAGCCGGGGGGTAGATCCCAAGATTGCTTACAATCGGGTATATAATGTCTGCGGTCTGTTAAAGAATGATGAGGTTAAGGTATATTCTAAAAGGATTGACAGTACATTGAGAGGAAATCTCGGCAGTGAGACAGATGCTATGCTGGATTGTCTGGGAGAAGATTATGTGGCTGTTGTTGCGCCGTGTTTTCCCTCTTCGGGACGTATCGTGATCGGAGGCTACATGCTGGTAAACGGACTGCCCTTACATAAAACAGATATCGCCATTGATCCGAAAACACCTGTTAAGATCTCGGAGGACGCAGTGCTTTTTGCAGAGCAGAGCAAATACAAAGTAGCGTCTGTCCTTATGAAAGATCTGATGCATGGAAAGCATTATCTGGCGGATCTGATGAAGAAACATGTGGAAGAGGGCTGCAGGATTCTGGTCGTTGACTGTGTGACTCAGGAAGACCTGGACCTGATCGCAGACGCAGTGATCACCAGCAAACTGAAAGTAGTTGCAGTAGATCCGGGTGTATTTACGGCAACTCTTTCAAGAAAGCTGATCACACCTTCCGAGAAGAAGGAGAAGAGCCGTATTCTGGCAGTAGTAGGAAGCGTCCATCCTAATACAAGGAAACAGATGGAGGAATTGTGGCTGTCCCAGAGAACTCACAACGTGTTTGTCAATACAAAGGAACTTCTGGAGGACGAGGCAAGAAGGGAAGAAGAAATTTCCAGAGTGACAGAGGAAATCCTAAGGGAGTGCAAGCTGAATATGGTATCCACTGTGACAGGGGACGGTATATATCCGGAAAACCGTATAGATTTTAAACCTTATATGGAGAAATATCATTGCTCCATGGATGAAGTGACAGAGCGGATCAATTCGGGATTTGCAGAGATTACCTACCGCATTTTCAAGGCCGAGCCGGAGTTCAAGGGTCTTTACACAAGCGGCGGGGATATTACGGTATCTGTGTGTGCCCGATTTAATACCGCAGGATTAAGCCTTATGGATGAAGTACTTCCACTGGCAGCTTACGGACAGTTCTTAAAGGGAGAATTTGAAGGTGTACACATCATTACAAAGGGCGGAAGCCAGGGACAAAATGATGCGATCAACCGCTGTATTACTTATCTGAAAGAGAAACTTTATATTTAAGACAGGGAGGAATGAAAGATGAAAAAACCATTGATTGCAGTAACGATGGGAGACCCGGCCGGAGTTGGTCCGGAGATTGTAGCAATGTCGCTTGCATCTGCAGAGGTGACAGATGTAGCAGACTGCATTATTGTAGGAGACAAAAAATGCATGGAAAACGCAATTGACATTACAGGTGTGAAGCTGGAAGTCAATGTAGTGGAAAAGCCGGCGGATGGAAGATACGAAAAAGGCGTACTCAATCTGATCGACCTTGACAATATCAATATGGATGAGTTTGCTTTTGGAAAAGTCAGCGGCATGTGCGGAAAAGCGGCATATGAGTATATTGCAAAAAGTATTGAGCTGGCAAATGCAGGAGAAGTAGACGCAGTATCTACAACGCCGATCAACAAGGAAGCCCTGAAGGCAGGAAATGTAAACTTTATCGGCCATACCGAGATTTTCGGCGCTTTAACCGGGACGGAAGATCCTCTGACTATGTTCGAGACAAATGGTATGAGAGTATTTTTCCTGACAAGACATGTTTCCCTGCGGCAGATGCTTGATATGATCAAGAAAGACCGGATCATCGACTATGTAGTGCGGTGCACAGAGGCTTTAAAAAGGCTGGGCGTCAATGAAGGAACAATGGCGATCGCAGGACTTAATCCGCACAGTGGAGAGCATGGACTCTTTGGCTGGGAAGAAGTGGAAGAGATTATTCCGGCTATCGAAGAACTGAAGAAAATGGGCTATGATGTGGCGGGGCCTGTAGGAGCGGATTCTGTATTCCATCAGGCAGCCATTGGAAAATACAACAGCGTTCTTTCCCTGTATCATGACCAGGGACATATCGCGACAAAGACGCTGGATTTTGAAAAAACAATCGCAATAACAAATGGAATGCCGATTCTTAGAACTTCTGTAGATCACGGCACTGCATTTGATATAGCGGGCACCGGAAAGGTAAGTGCCGTGAGCATGATCGAAGCCATCCGGCTGGCCGCAAAATACGCACCTCATTTTGTAAAGTAAAAGAGAAAAGTAAAGAGAGAAAACTTATCTAAAGGAGGGTTCTATTATGGTAGGAGGACTTGACGGCAACAGAATGCTGCTGGGTCTTGCAGTAGGTATTATTATTCTTATTGTCCTGGTATTAAAAACAAAGGTGCAGGCATTTCTTGCCCTTATCATCTGTACCGTTATCGTGGGGGTTGTAGGCGGTATGCCTTTGGCAAACACCACATTGGAGGACGGCACTACACTTGGAATTATTAACTCTATCACCGGAGGTTTTGGAAGCACACTTGGAAGCATCGGTATCATCATCGGATTTGGTGTTATGATGGGACAGATCTTTGAAGTGACGGGAGCTGCAAAGAGGATGGCGCATACATTCTTAAAGCTCTTTGGAAAGAAAAGAGAAGAGGAGGCTCTTTGCCTGACAGGTTTCCTTGTATCTATTCCGATCTTCTGTGACTCTGGTTTTGTGGTTCTTTCACCTATCGCAAAGGCGATCTCAAGAGCAACGAAGAAGTCCGTCATCGGTCTTGGCGTTGCGCTGGCAGCAGGGCTTGTTATCACACACTCCCTCGTTCCGCCAACTCCGGGCCCCTTAGGCGTATGCGGTATCTTTGGAATCGATGTAGGTACATTTATTTTAATGACACTGGTTCTTGCCCTTCCAATGGCAATTGCCTGTATCATTTATGCAAAGAAGATTCTGCCGAAGAAATTTTACCGTATTCCAAACGATGACGGTGAAATCGTAGAGATGCCTTACCGTGAACCGGATTATGAGAATGCGTTCCATATGGGTGATGAGAACATGCCGGGCACATTTGAATCTTTTGCACCGCTGTTTCTCCCTATTATTCTTATCCTGATCAATACAGTAGCCACTGCTATGGGAGCGACAACAGGAGTATGGGAAGTACTTATCTTCCTCGGACAGCCGATCATCGCGGTAGGTCTTGGACTTCTTCTTGCTATCTTTACACTTGGAAGGAATCTTGACAGACATACTGCTCTGACAGAAATGGAAAAAGGAATGCAGTCTGCCGGTATTATCATGCTTGTAACCGGCGGAGGCGGAGCTCTCGGACAGATCATCAAAGATTCCGGTCTTGGTACCTATATGGCAGAGGGACTGGCACAGACAGCGATTCCGATCATTGTGCTGCCGCTTATCATTTCCACTTTAATGCGTTTTATCCAGGGATCAGGAACTGTTGCCATGACAACAGCAGCAAGTATTTCTGCTCCGATCATTGTAGCAGCGGGCGTAAATCCGACACTTGGCGCGATCGCATGCTGCGTGGGTTCCCTGTTCTTCGGATACTTTAATGACAGTTATTTCTGGGTAGTAAACAGAACGCTGGGTGTTACAGAAGCAAAAGACCAGCTGCAGGTATGGTCAGTGACATCCACAATCGCATGGGCTGTCGGTGTTGTTGAAGTTCTCGTATTGAGTATTTTCATGTAATCGTGTACAATGACCAGTAAGAGGTGATTTGTATGCTGGCGGCAGAGAGACAGGCTAAAATAGTGGAAATTATCAGAAGGCAGGGGAGCGCACAGGTAGAAGATCTGGCGCAGAACCTGCAGGTAAGCACTATGACAATAAGAAGGGATCTGGAAAAACTGCAGGAGGACGATTTACTGGAGCGGTGCCACGGAGGTGCGGTGGCAAAGCAGGAGGTAGCCTATGCAGATAAATGTACCAGCCATAAAGATGAGAAGCGGAAACTGGCAGCGGCCTGCCGGTCGCTGGTTTCAGACGGAGACAATATCTATCTGGATGCGGGGACAACTACATATGAAATCGCAAAAGTGATTCAGGATGTATCGGATATTATGGTTGTGACAAACGATCTTGAAATAGCAGGACTTCTGAAAAACAGCCCGGCAGAGATTCTGCTCTGCGGAGGGGTGGTACAGAAAAGTACAGGAAGTATGCTTGGATATTATGCAACTCAAATGCTGGAAAATTTCAGATTTGATGTGGGATTTTTCGGCGCTGCTTCCATTAATGAAGAGTTAGAAGTTTCGACGCCGACGGTAGACAAGGCATTTT encodes:
- a CDS encoding GntR family transcriptional regulator, whose protein sequence is MMTLNEQAYEHLKKMISEGELSYHEIYSETKLSRELGISRTPFRDAIHRLVQEGYIDIIPSKGFRLHQLTRQDVTETFQVRSALETYCTMEITRTFASKKAKRLFSELHFIMDEMKEILEVSQSIQDFCTYDFQFHISIVHYLENQQFSAIFDTFMYRMQRLAQMSLSHPGRMKDTYDEHLAILNAMEQGDIAHIYDITLRHMDVPRGINLEDL
- the garR gene encoding 2-hydroxy-3-oxopropionate reductase codes for the protein MKTGFIGLGIMGRPMAKNLLKAGVDLIVTDLNKEAVKDVVAAGAQEGTYEEIGKECGVVFIMVPSGDITKSILFGEGGVASFIKEGSIVCDMSSVTPVESKECYERLKEIGVGFVDAPVSGGETGGINGTLAIMAGGDQKDFDALKTYFDIMGSSALLIGGPGSGSVTKLANQIIVNNTIAVVSEAFVMAAKAGADPVKVYEAIRGGLAGSAVLDSKIPMIVERNFKPGGPIRINHKDIKNVVNTAHAIDVPIPYTAQLYEILQTLKIHGHMEDDHGGIVQYFEKLADVEVKKVD
- a CDS encoding four-carbon acid sugar kinase family protein, giving the protein MAISTDILTSYKKIDEAYIDSLLEKEIEKNHKKIVVLDDDPTGVQTVHDISVYTGWDKDSIRQGFEEENSLFYVLTNSRGFTEEQTIKAHHEISAVTDEAAKATGKEYIYISRSDSTLRGHYPLETELLKADYEKYTGKTVDGEILCPFFKEGGRFTINNVHYVKYGDTLVPANETEFAKDKTFGYTAADLPSYVEEKTKGAYKKEDVTCISLEDIHDMAVDRIEEQLLAVKDFNKIIVNAVDYADIKVFCVALYRAMAKGKTFMMRTAAAIVKVMGGVTSQPLLTREKMVVKETDNGGIIVVGSHTEKTTRQLEALKELKDIEFIELNAALVKDDAAFEEEVKRCLEKEEECIRAGKTVCCSTTRTLITADTGDKEDELRLSVKISDAVQSLVGRLTVTPAFVIAKGGITSSDVGTKALAVKKANVLGQIRPGIPVWQTGEESRFPSVPYVIFPGNVGDDSTLKEAVEILLKK
- a CDS encoding four-carbon acid sugar kinase family protein codes for the protein MPQCVVIADDLTGANATGVLLKKMNYTAYTVMNTERIELSTLKDCDCVLYPTDSRGVDPKIAYNRVYNVCGLLKNDEVKVYSKRIDSTLRGNLGSETDAMLDCLGEDYVAVVAPCFPSSGRIVIGGYMLVNGLPLHKTDIAIDPKTPVKISEDAVLFAEQSKYKVASVLMKDLMHGKHYLADLMKKHVEEGCRILVVDCVTQEDLDLIADAVITSKLKVVAVDPGVFTATLSRKLITPSEKKEKSRILAVVGSVHPNTRKQMEELWLSQRTHNVFVNTKELLEDEARREEEISRVTEEILRECKLNMVSTVTGDGIYPENRIDFKPYMEKYHCSMDEVTERINSGFAEITYRIFKAEPEFKGLYTSGGDITVSVCARFNTAGLSLMDEVLPLAAYGQFLKGEFEGVHIITKGGSQGQNDAINRCITYLKEKLYI
- the pdxA gene encoding 4-hydroxythreonine-4-phosphate dehydrogenase PdxA, translating into MKKPLIAVTMGDPAGVGPEIVAMSLASAEVTDVADCIIVGDKKCMENAIDITGVKLEVNVVEKPADGRYEKGVLNLIDLDNINMDEFAFGKVSGMCGKAAYEYIAKSIELANAGEVDAVSTTPINKEALKAGNVNFIGHTEIFGALTGTEDPLTMFETNGMRVFFLTRHVSLRQMLDMIKKDRIIDYVVRCTEALKRLGVNEGTMAIAGLNPHSGEHGLFGWEEVEEIIPAIEELKKMGYDVAGPVGADSVFHQAAIGKYNSVLSLYHDQGHIATKTLDFEKTIAITNGMPILRTSVDHGTAFDIAGTGKVSAVSMIEAIRLAAKYAPHFVK
- a CDS encoding GntP family permease — encoded protein: MVGGLDGNRMLLGLAVGIIILIVLVLKTKVQAFLALIICTVIVGVVGGMPLANTTLEDGTTLGIINSITGGFGSTLGSIGIIIGFGVMMGQIFEVTGAAKRMAHTFLKLFGKKREEEALCLTGFLVSIPIFCDSGFVVLSPIAKAISRATKKSVIGLGVALAAGLVITHSLVPPTPGPLGVCGIFGIDVGTFILMTLVLALPMAIACIIYAKKILPKKFYRIPNDDGEIVEMPYREPDYENAFHMGDENMPGTFESFAPLFLPIILILINTVATAMGATTGVWEVLIFLGQPIIAVGLGLLLAIFTLGRNLDRHTALTEMEKGMQSAGIIMLVTGGGGALGQIIKDSGLGTYMAEGLAQTAIPIIVLPLIISTLMRFIQGSGTVAMTTAASISAPIIVAAGVNPTLGAIACCVGSLFFGYFNDSYFWVVNRTLGVTEAKDQLQVWSVTSTIAWAVGVVEVLVLSIFM
- a CDS encoding DeoR/GlpR family DNA-binding transcription regulator, whose protein sequence is MLAAERQAKIVEIIRRQGSAQVEDLAQNLQVSTMTIRRDLEKLQEDDLLERCHGGAVAKQEVAYADKCTSHKDEKRKLAAACRSLVSDGDNIYLDAGTTTYEIAKVIQDVSDIMVVTNDLEIAGLLKNSPAEILLCGGVVQKSTGSMLGYYATQMLENFRFDVGFFGAASINEELEVSTPTVDKAFLKRMALERCSRGYLVVDESKFGKQAMAKVSHLADYTAVITDRNFTEEEKEEAKKSGVRIIRV